Genomic segment of Paenibacillus sp. FSL R5-0912:
TATGCAGATGTGTATGTGAACAATGTGCATGCCCTGTCTGCAGATAATATGTTCCGTTCTTGGACTGTGAATGTGAAGGGGCTTCTGCAGGCTGGAGAGAATGAGATCCGCATCGTATTCCGCTCTGTAGTGACCGAGGATCTGCCGAAGCTGGCCCAGCTGGGCTATGATCTGCCTGCACCGAATGACCAGTCCGAGCTCGGTGGGCTTCAGGAGCAGCGGATCAGTGTGTTTGCCCGCAAAGCGCCGTACCACTATGGATGGGACTGGGGCCCAAGATTCCTGACCAGCGGCATCTGGCGTGAAGCCGTGCTGTGGGGCCGGGACATTGCGGTAATTAAGGATCTGTACATCCGCCAGAATGCGGTGAGTCCGAAGGATGCGCGGCTGACGGCTGTAGTTGAAGTGGATGCTCCGGAAGCTTGGAGCGGCCTGCTGCGGGTAACAGCCGAAGGGCACGAATGGATGAAGGCAGCTTCGCTGGTTCCGGGCAATCAGGTGGTGGAGCTGGAGCTCGTCATCGATACGCCGCGCCTGTGGTGGTGTAACGGGCTGGGTCTACCTGAGTTGTACAATTTCCGTGCAGAGCTGCTGCAGGGAGAGGAAGCGGTGGCCGTGTCGGAAGTTACGACAGGGCTGCGGGAAATTAAGCTGGTCCGTACACCGGATGAGCATGGGGCTTCATTCCGTTTTGAGCTGAATGGTGTACCGGTCTTCGCTAAAGGGTCGAATCATATTCCAAATGATAGCTTCATAACTGAGGTTACGGAGGAACGTTACCGCCATGAGATTGCTACGGCGGTGGAATCCAATATGAATATGCTGCGTGTGTGGGGCGGCGGATTCTATGAAGAGGAGGCGTTCTACCGGCTGTGTGATGAGTACGGGCTGCTGGTCTGGCAGGACTTCATGTTCGCCTGCAGCATGTACCCGGGAGATGAGCCGTTCCTGAACAATATCCGCGAGGAAGCGGTATATAATGTCCGCAGATTGCGGAATCACCCTTCTATTGCTGTATGGTGCGGGAACAATGAGATTGATTCGGCCTGGTCGCAATTCGAGGAGAATATGGGCTGGGGCTGGAAGGAGAAGCTGAGTGCTGAAATCCGCCAGACCTTGTGGGCCGCGTATGAAGAAATCTTCCACAAGATTCTGCCTGACGCTGTTGCTGCCAATCATCCGGGTGTGGATTACTGGCCTTCCTCACCGCTGCGTGAGCTTACCCGCGGTCAGGATCAGCATGCTACGCGGATTATGGGCGAAGGCGATATTCACTACTGGGGAGTATGGCACGGAATCGAGCCATTTGAGAACTATAACCTTAAGGTTGGCCGCTTCATGAGTGAATATGGCTTCCAGTCCTTCCCGGAGCTGAGGTCGGTGCTCAGCTATGCAGAAGAAGCGGATATGGAGCTGGAGTCGAAGGTGATGCTGGCCCATCAAAAGAACGGACGGGGCAATCAGCTGATCAAAGAATACATGGATATGTACCTGCCGCAGCCTAAAGATTTCAGAGGGTTCCTGTACATGAGCCAGGTGCTTCAGGCAGAAGCGATCCGCATCGCGATTGAGAGTCACCGCCGGAACAAGCCTTACTGCATGGGCACGCTGTACTGGCAGATGAATGACTGCTGGCCGGTAGCTTCCTGGGCGGGTATGGATTATTACGGGCGCTGGAAGGCACTGCAATATACTGTGCGCAAATCCTTCAAGGATATACTGCTGTCCATTGACGGCACAGACGGAGAAACCTTAAATATCCACGCTGTCTCCGACCGGCGCCAGGCGCTGGACGGTGAGCTGGTGATCCGTCTTCAGGACTTCAGCGGCGCGCTGCTGCGGGAATGGTCGCAGCCGGTAACTGTGGCTGCGGATTCGGCAGCGGTGGTCTTCACGCTGCCGGTTGCTGAACTGCTGGCAGGCCGCGAGCCGGCTCAAGTGCTGCTGACGGCTTCCCTGCTGGAAGGCGGACAGGTGCTGGAGCGTGGGGAGCATTACTTCGCGGCAGCCAAGGATATCCCGCTTAGCAAGCCGGTGATTACGGTGACGGAAGTTCCAGGCAGCGCCGGGAAGAGCTTCACGCTCAGCAGCGATGTGCTGGCGAGAGGCGTGCATCTGACCGTAGAAGAAGAGGGCATCTTCTCCGACAACTTCTTCGATCTGCTTCCGGGCGAGCCGAAGACGGTAGAGTTTGCGCTTAGCGGCGGTGCGGAGTCTGACTTCACGCCGGCGGCCCCGACGGGGCTGGTGGTCCGCTCGATGGCGGACTATATCTAAAGTAAGAATTAGTTGCGATTAGAATGATTCGCTATCGTGCATCCTTCTATTTCCCGCTGAAACGGATTTCGTCCCTTGATGGGCGGAATCCGTTTTTACGAGGAAAGCGGGCAGGCTTGCGGACTGACAAGACCTTATTGTCTGAAATAAAGCATTATTTCCACGCTTGCGGACTCAGGAGACCTTAATTCCCGCTCAGGAGGCCATTTGGACGATGAAGCGGTGCAATAGGGGCTTTTGAGTCCGCGTGGAAGGAAAAAGTGGTATTTTCAGCGAAATAACGGCTCTCCAGTCCGCTTGGACTTGTCTAGTAAAGATCTAGAATTAAACAGGTTAACTGTAAACAGGCTTAACTTCATTTCACGGAAGCCGGGGCAGAAATGGGCTAATCATCCGCTCATAGATTGACAAGCTATATAACTATGAGCTGCATCGTTCGGGTTTGGCGTCACTTTCATGTTATATTCAGCTTTTTTCTTGCCGGAAAAGCTAGAATTATGTATAATAGCAATTATTATCGATGTGAATGTACGATATTCTGTTTTTGAAGGTGGTTTCATGGCAGAACTGGAAAACAGCGAGCAGAAGAAGAAGATGTGCCAGATCTACAATGAGATCTCCAAGGAATTGTTTGGCTTCGGGACGACCCTGCTCCGCGTTACTGTCGATCAGCGGGTCATTACCTTTCACGCCAAGCACCGCAGGTCTCCACGGTCGACCGCCCTGGAAGGGGAGGCGCCGGAGCTTAAGCAGGAAGTGGACTTCCGGATGTCGCTGCTGTTTAAGAAGAGATTCAAAGAACGGCTTGAAGCAGAGATGGGCTTAACGATTGAGGTTCTGCTGAGGGACTATGATGCACCAACCGGATGGGCTTTTACCAATATGATATTGGCCGGGGAATGAAGCATTTCAGTCATTGAATTCTGAATATCACGGATTTTTGCTTTTGATCTATCTTAAGCGAAGACCGTCCTTCTATAACGGGGTAGCTCTTTCCTTTGTTTATACAAAGAAAGGTGTTCTTGTTCCTACAAGAATGCTTTTCTTTTTTTTGTGAAAAAATAAGGAAAACCAAGTTTTTATTACCAACAGGAGGTGCTGCTGATCCGTTGTCTGCTGCCGATTGCTTAATGGAAGACTGACAGAACATGCCGTATGTATAGGATGACCGCTGGAATTGTACCGCATATATTAATTACATTTGGGAGGTTATTTACTAATGAATAAATTAATGACTACAGGCCTTGCTCTTGCTTTGACTTCTCTGCTTGCCGCTTGCGGCAGCAACAATACCGCTGCGACAAACGGCGCCGGTACGGACAATGCAGCTACACCGGAAGCAACATCTGCGGGTGCGCCAACGGAATTAGTGGTCTCTACCTGGGGATTCTCGGAGGACTTCTTCAAGGAAGCCGTCTACGCTCCGTTTGAGCAAGAGCATAATGTCAAAATCGTCGTCGAGATCGGCAACAACGCCGAGCGTCTGAACAAAATCCGCCAGGGCAGCTCCGATGTGGATGTAGTCTACCTGTCTGATTATTATGCGCAGCAGGCTATCAATGAGGGACTGTTCGAAACGATTGACCGCAGCAATATTCCAAACATCGATAAGATCTATGATATCGCCAAAGCGCCGCTCGGTGAAGAATATGGTCCGGCATATACCGTTGGCCGGCTGGGAATTGCCTATAACCCGGCACTTGTTGAAGGAGAAGTCGGTTCATGGGCAGATATGTGGAGTAAGTTCGACAAGAACCTGGCGCTGCCGGCGATTACTGCCACAGCGGGTCCAATGATTGTGGATGCGGCATCGCTCGTGTCGGGCGGTACCGAGTTCAATGAAGACGGAGCCTTCACGAAGCTGAAGGAGCTGGACAGCAATGTGGTCAAATATTACTCCCAGACTTCGGAGTATGTAAATATGTTCGGCCAGGAGGAAATTGCCGGCGGTCCGATTATGGAAATGTACTTCAAGGATCTCCAGGCAGCCGTGCCGGATGCCAAGTTCGTAGCACCGTCTGAAGGTGCTTATGCCGTAATGAATACGCTCAACGTGGTCAAAGGCAGTGACAACAAGGAGCTTGCTGAAGAGTTCATCAACTGGCAGCTGAGCCAGGAAGTGCAGGAGAAATCGGCCAAAGCCAAAGTCGATTCCCCGGTAAACACAGAAGTTGTGCTGACGGATGAAGAAGCAGTAGGCGTAACGTACGGTGCAGAGGTAATCAGCAAGCTGCGCAAGCTGGACATGTCCTTCGTGAACGA
This window contains:
- a CDS encoding beta-mannosidase; translated protein: MKQLHINLTNWEFRACGDEAWLPAVVPGTVHTDLLRNGVIDQPFYGTNEHDLQWIDKKNWEYRTALTLEEKWQTLAVTELVFAGLDTYADVYVNNVHALSADNMFRSWTVNVKGLLQAGENEIRIVFRSVVTEDLPKLAQLGYDLPAPNDQSELGGLQEQRISVFARKAPYHYGWDWGPRFLTSGIWREAVLWGRDIAVIKDLYIRQNAVSPKDARLTAVVEVDAPEAWSGLLRVTAEGHEWMKAASLVPGNQVVELELVIDTPRLWWCNGLGLPELYNFRAELLQGEEAVAVSEVTTGLREIKLVRTPDEHGASFRFELNGVPVFAKGSNHIPNDSFITEVTEERYRHEIATAVESNMNMLRVWGGGFYEEEAFYRLCDEYGLLVWQDFMFACSMYPGDEPFLNNIREEAVYNVRRLRNHPSIAVWCGNNEIDSAWSQFEENMGWGWKEKLSAEIRQTLWAAYEEIFHKILPDAVAANHPGVDYWPSSPLRELTRGQDQHATRIMGEGDIHYWGVWHGIEPFENYNLKVGRFMSEYGFQSFPELRSVLSYAEEADMELESKVMLAHQKNGRGNQLIKEYMDMYLPQPKDFRGFLYMSQVLQAEAIRIAIESHRRNKPYCMGTLYWQMNDCWPVASWAGMDYYGRWKALQYTVRKSFKDILLSIDGTDGETLNIHAVSDRRQALDGELVIRLQDFSGALLREWSQPVTVAADSAAVVFTLPVAELLAGREPAQVLLTASLLEGGQVLERGEHYFAAAKDIPLSKPVITVTEVPGSAGKSFTLSSDVLARGVHLTVEEEGIFSDNFFDLLPGEPKTVEFALSGGAESDFTPAAPTGLVVRSMADYI
- a CDS encoding ABC transporter substrate-binding protein, which translates into the protein MNKLMTTGLALALTSLLAACGSNNTAATNGAGTDNAATPEATSAGAPTELVVSTWGFSEDFFKEAVYAPFEQEHNVKIVVEIGNNAERLNKIRQGSSDVDVVYLSDYYAQQAINEGLFETIDRSNIPNIDKIYDIAKAPLGEEYGPAYTVGRLGIAYNPALVEGEVGSWADMWSKFDKNLALPAITATAGPMIVDAASLVSGGTEFNEDGAFTKLKELDSNVVKYYSQTSEYVNMFGQEEIAGGPIMEMYFKDLQAAVPDAKFVAPSEGAYAVMNTLNVVKGSDNKELAEEFINWQLSQEVQEKSAKAKVDSPVNTEVVLTDEEAVGVTYGAEVISKLRKLDMSFVNEHISVWTDRFNREIGG